The Aquidulcibacter paucihalophilus genomic interval GACGTCCCGGACGATGCACAGGAGGCATCATATTTGGCCGCATCCGCGAGGACGGCGAGCTTGCTGCGGAGATCGAGAACGGCCATTCGTTCACTTTATGTTCTCAGCGACATGCCTGTCGAGCGTAGCCGGTGCATAAAGTGCACTGTCAGTTCAGATAGTTGAGCAGGGAGACCTGGCGCAGCTGGCTGATCACCTGGGCCGACGCCTGGATCGCCACCTGGGACAGCTGCAGATCGGTGATCGCCTCCGCCATGTCGGCATCCGTGCGGCTGGCCAGCAGTCCGTCGAGGGCGATCTTCTGCGCCTCATGGCCTTCTGTGATGTTTTCCACCTGTTTTGCGAGCGACCCGGTCCGGGCCATCTTGTCGACCACGGCCGTTCCGGCCTGCTCAAGCCGACCCAGCTGCGTCGTCAGGAAGGTCTTCTGCGTCGCGGTGAGTTTGCCGGTCAACGGACCGAGGCCGGGCGTCGCATGGTAGGTCTGGATGTCCCGCAGGACGCTCAGGATGTCCGTGCCCAGTTCATCGGCGAGGAAGCCGGTCTCCAGGGTCGTGCCTTCAGCGACGCGGCTCGCCGTCTTCAGGGTGTCATTACTGAAAAGGGAAGCCACGTCCGGCGCGGCCGCCAGTTCGGCGAGGCTGGTTGCGGCGAGGGGGGTGGTCGAGGTCGAGGCACCGGCGAACAGATAGCCGCCGTGGTGCCGCATGTTCAGCCCGCCGCGCGCCGACTGGAAATGAGAATCCAGCTCCAGCATCACCAAGGTGCCGGAATCCGTCGAAATCGCGCTGCCCAGCGAATCGCGCACGCCGGTGATGGCGTCCTTCACCTGGCCCAGCGCCAGGTCCTGCGTGGTCAAGCGGGCGCTGACGGCGGCGCTGGTGTCGATGAAGCCCTGGATCCGGTTCTGCGAACCCTTGATGGCGGTCAGGGTTTCGGACTGGCGACCGAACCCGGTCAGGTCCGTCGCCACCTTCTGGGTCGAGACCCGCTGCTGGGCGTCGGTCGCCCGGCTCTGGGCGTTCATCAGGTCCAGCAGGGCCGACTGGTAGTTTCCGAAGGTTGCGACGCGGGTCATCAGACCATCCCCATCAGCGAGTCATACATATCCTTGGCCGCCTGGATCAGCCGGGCCGAGGCGTTGAAGGCCTGCTGATAGGTCGTCATCAGCACGAGCTCCTCGTCCAGGTTGACGCCTTCATGCGCCGTCTGGCGTGAACCCGCTTCAGTGTAGAGTGCGCTCGCCGTCTCCATCCGGTTTTTGGATGCGGCCGCCTTGCCGCCGATCTCGCCGGACAGCTCCGCCGCGTAGCGGGAGACCGAGATCGCGCCGCCCGATGATCCACCGGCCGCCGCGAAATTCGCCGTGCGCTCACCGGCATCGGCGAGGACCAGCGCCCCCCGGCCGTCGCCCGTGCTCAGGGAGGGAGTCCCGACAGCGGCGGACAGGTTCAACTGGGCGAAAGCGAGTTTGGACGGGCTTTGCCGGATGTCCGCCCGCAGGGCGAAGTCGTCCGCGCGCGAGGCACGCACCCCGCCGCCGAGGCCGAACAGCTCCGTCACGGATACGCCGGAAGGCACCTGGGTGGTGCGATCCTCAAGCACGGTCAGCGTCGGAGCCGGATTGCCGTAACCGGTGAAGGACAGGGAACCGTCCGCGGCCAGCGAATAGGCCCCGAGGCGGCCAACACCGGTTGCGGGATCATTCAGTGCTGCAACCAGGTCGCCGACCGTACCGCCTGCAGGAATAACGATCTCCACATCCCGCAGCCGCGAGCCGGTCTCGCCAGTGAAACGGAGCTTCAGTGTCTCGCCGGCGGTGAAGCCGTGCGGCGAGGCGGCCGTCAGACCGTTGTCGTAGAAGGCGGGCCGATCCGAGGAGACCAGGTCGTTGAGGCCAAAATAGTGCGAGAACCCCCGACCGGCCTTTGCCGAAGGCGTCGTGGCGCTGTCCGCCACCGCGACGCCGTTGCTGCCAGTGGCCGCGATGCTCAGCCGTCCGTCGGTGAAACTGGCCGTCGCCGCTCCGCCCAGCTGGGCGTTCAGGACGCTGAGGAAGGTCGCCGGTGTCGCCGCGGCGCCGTTGACCGTCATGGTCGCGCCCGAGAAGACGATGTCGGCCCGCGTCTGGATCACCCCGGCGGCATTGGTCACGGCGACCGTGGCCTGCCCGGAGAAGCCGGCGATGGCGCTCTCGAACGACTGGCCGACATTGCGCCCGGTCAGCCTGGTCGGGGCGGGTACGGCGGAATTGGCGTTGTGCGCGCGGTTCAGTTCGTCCGCCGCATGGGCCACCAGTTCGGCCAGCCGTTCCGCCGCCGCTGGTGCCTCGATATCCCTGAGCTCAACCAAGCCCTTGATCTCGCCTGAAACCAGGCTGTCCAGCAAGGGCCGCTTCTGTCCGCCGGGTTCGGTCACGAGGACCTCACCGAAAGCGGTTGCTCCGGTGACCGTCCCGGCGCGGCCATACTCAAGGACCGCAGCACCCTGCCCGGCCAGGAGCGCACCCACGCCAGTGCGGATCGACACACCGCCCACGGGTCGCGGTGCAATCCGGATATCCATCAATTGCGCTAGCTGGCCGACCAGGGCCGACTGGGCGGTCTCTGCGCCCGAGGCGTCTCCGTCAACGGCTGTGGCGCGCGCGATCTCGAGATTGAGGCCCTCAATCTGCTCAAGCAAGCCGTTGGCCCGTTCGACGGCACTCTGAATCCGGCTGTCGGCGTCCTGGCGCACGGCCTGGATCTGGCCGGCGATGCGGCTGGCCTCGTCAAACAGGGCCTGTGTCCGGAACAGGGCGTCCTGACGTCGGGGCGAGGAGGTCGGGTCCTCGGCGCTGGCCGCGAAGGCGGAGAACACGGCGTCGACCTGGGAGAAGAAACCTGTGTCGCCGCCCGGATCGCCGAACAGGGACTGGATTCTGTCATACAATTCGTGGCGCACGCCCATGCGCGCCGACTCGGCCCCTGCGTTCAGGGTGGCCGCCTGCAGGAACCGGTCGGTGGCGAGCCGAACGCGCGCCACCTCGACGCCGGAGCCCATGCCCTGGCCGGTCAGGGTCCGCTGCTCCCCGATCTTGCGGACATAGCCGGGCGTGTTGACGTTGGAGACGTTGTCCGAAACGATACGGAGTTGGGTCTGGGCCGCCTGGAGGCCCGAACTCGCCGTGTTCATGATGGCGTTCAGGGACATCCGAAGGCCTCCAAAGTCGCGGCACCCGGCAAGCCCTGCCAGCCGACGCGCGCTTTTTGCCCGGCATCGCGCGAAGGCGGGCCGTACAAGTTACTGAAATTACGCGCTCTTGCGTTTCGCGCCTGGGTCATGAGCGGCAAGGGGCGCAAACGCCGGGCCAGTTGCGCGGCGGGCCTTCGTCAGGGCTGAACGTTCCACGCCGGGCGCCGGGCAAGAATCGTCTCCACGCGGCAAGTTTCGACTGAGGCGCCGCCACGAAGCATTCGACGGACACGATATTTTCCTATTCCTGTTCAGTGACTTATGGCCACCTGATCAGTTGGCCCGCGACTTGCGCCAGAGGTTCCGAATGTCCGGCGCAGGAAGCGCCCTCGTCCCCCTCGCTTCGGCGAACCGCTCCCCGGCACAATGTCCGCCCTCCCCCTCATGTCCGTCATCGCGCCATCCGTCGCCAGCGCCCCGCAAGGGTCGCCGGGCGAAGACGCGTCCGGATTCCAGGACCTGCTGACGGCCCTGTCGGGAGAGGACGCCGCCGCGCCTACGACCAAGGGTAGCGTCAGCGAAGCAGAGACGACCGCCGACCCGAAAGCAGAGGCGAGCGACACCGCCGGCTTCCTGGTCGCGCCAACCCAGCCCCCGGTCCCCCTGGTCCTGCCCATAGTACCGGACGCGCCGGCCGGAAGCGACGTGAAGGCCTCGACGGAAAACGGCGACGAAGAGCGTCCCGTCGTCCTGCCGCCCGTGCCAGCCGGCCCGTCCGGGACGTCGGACGATCCACCCGTCATGCCGTTGCAGCCGGTCGACAAGAACCCCGGGCCCAAGACGACCGACCCGCAGACACCGCCGGTCGTGCATGAGTTCTACCGGGACCAGGGTCACGCCCCGTTGCTTGTCACGGCCGCCCAGACGGCCGCCGCCCTGGAAGCCATCAACGCCGAGGCGCGGGCCGGTGCGCCCGCCGCCTCGTCCGCGCCCCCGGTCCCGCCTCCGGTCGTTCCTTCGCCGGCACCGATGCGCGCCCTGGCCGAGCGCACCTCCCGTCCCGTGGAACCGTCGGTCGGCAAGACCGGCGAAGAGCCCCGGGCCGCGGGTGCGTCTCCCGCAGCTCCGGCCGCCGCGACCGCGGCTCCGGCCGTCGCCTCGGGTCCCACGCCGGGCGCGGCTGACCTCCTCGCCGCCGCCGCAGCCGCCCGCGACGCCGCCGCCGACACGGGCGAAACCGGAGAGCCGACGTCCGACCTGCCGCCCCCCGGAGAAGGCGCTTCGACGCAGACCCAGGCCCCCGCCGCTGCGCGGGAGACCGGCGTGTCCCAGCTGTCCCGGGCCACCATCGAGGCGACGGCCCAGATCGCCGCCCAGATCCTGCGCCGGCTCGAGGGCCGCTCGACCCGGTTCGAAATGGCCCTGACGCCCGACGAACTCGGCCGGGTCGACGTCAAGCTGGACATCGATTCCGAGGGGCGACTGAACGCCCGCCTGGCGTTCGACAACCCCGCCGCGGCCACGGATCTGAGA includes:
- the flgK gene encoding flagellar hook-associated protein FlgK, encoding MSLNAIMNTASSGLQAAQTQLRIVSDNVSNVNTPGYVRKIGEQRTLTGQGMGSGVEVARVRLATDRFLQAATLNAGAESARMGVRHELYDRIQSLFGDPGGDTGFFSQVDAVFSAFAASAEDPTSSPRRQDALFRTQALFDEASRIAGQIQAVRQDADSRIQSAVERANGLLEQIEGLNLEIARATAVDGDASGAETAQSALVGQLAQLMDIRIAPRPVGGVSIRTGVGALLAGQGAAVLEYGRAGTVTGATAFGEVLVTEPGGQKRPLLDSLVSGEIKGLVELRDIEAPAAAERLAELVAHAADELNRAHNANSAVPAPTRLTGRNVGQSFESAIAGFSGQATVAVTNAAGVIQTRADIVFSGATMTVNGAAATPATFLSVLNAQLGGAATASFTDGRLSIAATGSNGVAVADSATTPSAKAGRGFSHYFGLNDLVSSDRPAFYDNGLTAASPHGFTAGETLKLRFTGETGSRLRDVEIVIPAGGTVGDLVAALNDPATGVGRLGAYSLAADGSLSFTGYGNPAPTLTVLEDRTTQVPSGVSVTELFGLGGGVRASRADDFALRADIRQSPSKLAFAQLNLSAAVGTPSLSTGDGRGALVLADAGERTANFAAAGGSSGGAISVSRYAAELSGEIGGKAAASKNRMETASALYTEAGSRQTAHEGVNLDEELVLMTTYQQAFNASARLIQAAKDMYDSLMGMV
- a CDS encoding flagellin; amino-acid sequence: MTRVATFGNYQSALLDLMNAQSRATDAQQRVSTQKVATDLTGFGRQSETLTAIKGSQNRIQGFIDTSAAVSARLTTQDLALGQVKDAITGVRDSLGSAISTDSGTLVMLELDSHFQSARGGLNMRHHGGYLFAGASTSTTPLAATSLAELAAAPDVASLFSNDTLKTASRVAEGTTLETGFLADELGTDILSVLRDIQTYHATPGLGPLTGKLTATQKTFLTTQLGRLEQAGTAVVDKMARTGSLAKQVENITEGHEAQKIALDGLLASRTDADMAEAITDLQLSQVAIQASAQVISQLRQVSLLNYLN
- a CDS encoding flagellar hook-length control protein FliK, yielding MSALPLMSVIAPSVASAPQGSPGEDASGFQDLLTALSGEDAAAPTTKGSVSEAETTADPKAEASDTAGFLVAPTQPPVPLVLPIVPDAPAGSDVKASTENGDEERPVVLPPVPAGPSGTSDDPPVMPLQPVDKNPGPKTTDPQTPPVVHEFYRDQGHAPLLVTAAQTAAALEAINAEARAGAPAASSAPPVPPPVVPSPAPMRALAERTSRPVEPSVGKTGEEPRAAGASPAAPAAATAAPAVASGPTPGAADLLAAAAAARDAAADTGETGEPTSDLPPPGEGASTQTQAPAAARETGVSQLSRATIEATAQIAAQILRRLEGRSTRFEMALTPDELGRVDVKLDIDSEGRLNARLAFDNPAAATDLRGRADELRRELEDAGFHLAADAFEFAERDSGSSAFDRGQDARNGSSRAFAAASRLNDEIDVAQPPRWLALTLSPSGVDMKV